Proteins encoded by one window of Acidobacteriota bacterium:
- a CDS encoding DUF4920 domain-containing protein translates to MCLTASSRRTRSLSRKRRRSRGASPIRGQNDTTAAAAAMPNTMSASAGSGMSLTIQKMDLDQSKPPRRIRPAGATVGPAVGGRSRVLRTGAESRAAACGESVAVLVSSVAGRILVPLEEALMHRWTARSLALVAALAIGLPLAAGAQDDLVKRGEAIGDSPVVDLAVALQSISSYADRTVTLEGQVNRVCQMKGCWLELVPAGADRGIRVTFKGYAFFVPTDSSGASARLEGMFEQHTWSKADADHLIAEGVGLTRNPDGTATEVSFVAQAVELRK, encoded by the coding sequence ATGTGCTTGACGGCGTCCTCCAGGAGGACGCGTTCGCTCAGTCGCAAGAGACGCCGCAGTCGCGGCGCCAGCCCGATCCGGGGCCAGAACGACACGACCGCGGCGGCTGCCGCGATGCCGAACACGATGAGCGCGAGCGCGGGGTCGGGCATGAGTTTGACTATTCAAAAAATGGATCTTGATCAGTCTAAACCACCGCGCCGTATCCGTCCAGCGGGCGCAACCGTGGGGCCGGCGGTCGGCGGCCGTTCGCGCGTTCTGCGCACGGGCGCCGAATCCCGAGCCGCCGCCTGTGGGGAATCCGTCGCCGTGCTGGTATCATCGGTGGCTGGCAGGATTCTTGTGCCACTGGAGGAGGCTCTCATGCACCGCTGGACCGCCCGCTCGCTCGCGCTCGTCGCCGCTCTGGCCATCGGCCTGCCGCTCGCCGCCGGCGCCCAGGACGACCTCGTCAAGCGTGGCGAGGCCATCGGCGATTCACCCGTCGTCGATCTGGCGGTGGCGCTGCAGTCGATCTCTTCCTACGCCGACCGCACGGTGACGCTCGAGGGGCAGGTCAACCGGGTGTGCCAGATGAAGGGCTGTTGGCTGGAGCTGGTGCCGGCCGGTGCGGACCGCGGCATCCGGGTCACCTTCAAGGGCTACGCCTTCTTCGTGCCGACCGATTCCAGCGGGGCCAGTGCCCGCCTGGAGGGGATGTTCGAGCAGCACACCTGGTCGAAGGCGGACGCCGACCACCTGATCGCCGAGGGCGTGGGGCTGACGCGCAACCCGGACGGGACCGCCACCGAGGTCAGCTTCGTCGCGCAGGCGGTGGAACTGCGGAAGTAG
- the feoB gene encoding ferrous iron transport protein B, whose amino-acid sequence MALPAPTCGSRAEHRTQSLIRLGLSPDKWDILVALAGNPNVGKSTVFNALTGLRQHTGNWPGKTIVRAEGAFAHRGSRVKIVDLPGTYSLQAGSADEEVAREFILFGRPDVTVAVVDATRLERNLNLVLQILDITDRVVVYVNLMDEARRHGIAVDAARIERELGVPVVAGSARSGVGIEALLDAAHGVATGRTRTTPFRLAQQAPGVEQAVASLAEVVEGAFPGVPSSRWVAQRLLNADDAVAAAVRSGELGQLGDDHAVAEPVRSREPSQRGEDHAGAAPPVPPAAARKRLLDAAQRLRWDLPADFHDTLMERTYGAAHDIAARAEARGLRKAGFDVDRTLDRLLTNRWLGFPLMLAILAAVFWITIEGANVPSGMLAALLIDTAHPALKAAGDAVGLPWWLSGFLFDGVYLATAWVVAVMLPPMAIFFPIFTLLEDFGYLPRVAFNLDALFRKAGAHGKQALTMCMGFGCNAAGVVSTRVIDSPRERLIAIITNNFSLCNGRWPTQILIASIFIGALAPAHLAGLVSAAAVVAIAVLGIGAMFLASWFLSNTVLRGEATSFSLELPPYRPPRVLQTLYTSLIDRTLIVLWRAVVFAVPAGAVIWLSSNVTVGGASIAEHAVGWLDPFGLLIGLNGVILLAYVVAIPANEIVIPTVLMLTVLTAGGAAGTGTGAGVMFELDSVAATGELLRGGGWTLLTAVNLMLFSLLHNPCSTTIYTIYKETRSARWTTVASLLPVAMGLSVCFLVAQVWRLLA is encoded by the coding sequence ATGGCGCTGCCGGCCCCGACGTGCGGCAGCCGCGCCGAGCACCGGACGCAGAGCCTGATCCGGCTCGGGTTGAGCCCCGACAAGTGGGACATCCTCGTCGCCCTCGCCGGCAACCCGAACGTCGGCAAGAGCACCGTCTTCAACGCCCTGACCGGACTGCGGCAACACACGGGGAACTGGCCCGGCAAGACCATCGTCCGCGCCGAGGGCGCGTTCGCGCACCGGGGCTCTCGGGTAAAGATCGTCGACCTGCCCGGCACCTACTCCCTGCAGGCGGGCAGCGCCGACGAAGAGGTGGCGCGCGAGTTCATCCTGTTCGGGCGGCCCGACGTGACGGTGGCGGTGGTCGACGCCACCCGCCTCGAGCGCAACCTGAACCTCGTGCTGCAGATCCTCGACATCACCGACCGCGTGGTGGTCTACGTGAATCTGATGGATGAGGCCCGGCGCCACGGCATCGCGGTCGACGCGGCGCGGATCGAGCGGGAGCTCGGCGTCCCGGTGGTGGCCGGCTCGGCCCGCTCCGGCGTCGGCATCGAGGCGCTGCTCGACGCCGCGCACGGCGTAGCGACCGGCCGGACGCGCACCACGCCGTTCCGCCTCGCGCAGCAGGCCCCCGGGGTCGAGCAGGCCGTCGCATCCCTTGCGGAGGTGGTCGAGGGAGCTTTCCCCGGCGTGCCGAGCAGCCGCTGGGTGGCCCAACGGCTGCTGAACGCCGACGACGCGGTGGCCGCCGCCGTGCGCTCCGGCGAGCTCGGCCAGCTCGGCGACGACCACGCGGTCGCCGAGCCGGTCCGCTCCCGCGAGCCGAGCCAGCGCGGCGAAGACCACGCCGGCGCGGCGCCGCCGGTTCCACCCGCCGCGGCCCGGAAGCGGCTGCTCGACGCCGCGCAGCGCCTGCGGTGGGACCTGCCGGCGGACTTCCACGACACGCTCATGGAGCGCACCTACGGCGCGGCGCACGACATCGCGGCGCGCGCAGAGGCGCGCGGGTTACGCAAGGCCGGATTCGACGTCGACCGCACGCTGGATCGGCTGCTGACGAACCGCTGGCTGGGCTTCCCGCTGATGCTCGCGATTCTCGCCGCGGTCTTCTGGATCACCATCGAAGGGGCGAACGTCCCGTCCGGCATGCTGGCCGCGCTCCTGATCGACACCGCACATCCGGCGCTGAAGGCAGCGGGCGACGCGGTGGGGCTGCCGTGGTGGCTGAGCGGCTTCCTCTTCGACGGCGTGTACCTGGCGACCGCCTGGGTCGTCGCGGTGATGCTGCCGCCGATGGCGATCTTCTTCCCCATCTTCACCCTGCTGGAGGACTTCGGCTATCTGCCGCGCGTCGCCTTCAACCTCGACGCGCTGTTCCGCAAGGCCGGGGCGCACGGCAAGCAGGCGCTGACGATGTGCATGGGGTTCGGGTGCAACGCGGCCGGGGTAGTATCCACCCGCGTCATCGACAGCCCCCGCGAACGACTCATCGCCATCATCACCAACAACTTCTCGCTCTGCAACGGCCGTTGGCCGACGCAGATCCTGATCGCCTCGATCTTCATCGGCGCCCTCGCCCCGGCACACCTCGCCGGCCTGGTGTCCGCGGCGGCGGTCGTCGCCATCGCGGTGCTCGGCATCGGCGCCATGTTCCTGGCGTCGTGGTTCCTGTCGAACACGGTGCTGCGCGGCGAGGCGACCAGCTTCAGCCTGGAGTTGCCGCCCTACCGGCCGCCGCGGGTGCTCCAGACGCTCTACACCTCGCTCATCGACCGCACCCTGATCGTGCTGTGGCGCGCGGTGGTGTTCGCCGTGCCGGCCGGGGCGGTCATCTGGCTCTCGTCCAACGTGACCGTCGGCGGCGCGAGCATCGCCGAGCACGCGGTAGGGTGGCTCGATCCGTTCGGCTTGCTGATCGGCCTCAACGGGGTGATCCTGCTCGCCTACGTGGTGGCGATTCCCGCCAACGAGATCGTCATCCCGACGGTGCTGATGTTGACGGTGCTGACCGCCGGCGGGGCGGCGGGGACGGGAACCGGCGCCGGGGTGATGTTCGAGCTCGACAGCGTGGCGGCGACCGGCGAGCTGCTGCGGGGCGGCGGATGGACGCTGCTGACCGCGGTCAACCTGATGCTCTTCAGCCTGCTCCACAACCCCTGCTCGACGACCATCTACACCATCTACAAGGAGACCCGCAGCGCCCGCTGGACGACCGTCGCCTCGCTGCTGCCGGTGGCGATGGGCCTCTCCGTCTGCTTCCTGGTCGCGCAGGTGTGGCGGCTGCTGGCGTGA
- a CDS encoding metal-dependent transcriptional regulator, which yields MPDPALALIVFGIAAAAAVVSFWPRIGLAPRLRRLLRLSERVLLEDAVKHIYTCERTGRVCSLESLAGRLEVSRTRAAVLLSRLGAMRLVHTGGDGPTVTDEGRQSALRLVRTHRMWERYLADRTGVPASDWHDEAERMEHALSVDEVDALDTRLGHPRWDPHGDPIPTSTGDVPPDQGLGLASAQPGRTVEILHLEDEPREIYDGLIRDGLVLGGRLDVVARTDGSVQLRSGGREWEIDTVAAGNVTVQYLPPGERAETSRTTLLDAAAGETVRVTAISRACQGTQRRRLLDLGVVRGTPITPELASAAGDPVAYRIRGALIALRRTQAAWIHVERAAAGDSAIPAHGVEEVA from the coding sequence ATGCCCGACCCCGCGCTCGCGCTCATCGTGTTCGGCATCGCGGCAGCCGCCGCGGTCGTGTCGTTCTGGCCCCGGATCGGGCTGGCGCCGCGACTGCGGCGTCTCTTGCGACTGAGCGAACGCGTCCTCCTGGAGGACGCCGTCAAGCACATCTACACCTGCGAGCGCACGGGCCGCGTCTGCTCGCTGGAGAGCCTGGCCGGGCGCCTCGAAGTCTCCCGGACCCGCGCGGCGGTGCTGCTCTCGCGCCTGGGCGCGATGCGCCTGGTCCACACCGGCGGGGACGGACCGACCGTGACCGACGAGGGACGGCAATCGGCGCTGCGGCTGGTCCGGACGCACCGCATGTGGGAACGCTACCTCGCCGACCGGACCGGCGTCCCGGCCAGCGACTGGCACGATGAGGCGGAGCGGATGGAGCACGCCCTGTCGGTGGACGAGGTCGACGCGCTCGACACCCGGCTGGGACACCCCCGCTGGGATCCGCACGGCGATCCGATCCCGACCTCGACCGGCGACGTGCCGCCCGACCAGGGACTCGGCCTGGCGTCGGCCCAGCCGGGACGAACGGTGGAGATACTGCACCTGGAGGACGAGCCGCGCGAGATCTACGACGGCCTGATCCGCGACGGGCTCGTGCTGGGCGGCCGCCTGGACGTCGTCGCGCGCACGGACGGCAGCGTCCAGCTGCGGAGCGGCGGGCGCGAGTGGGAGATCGACACGGTGGCCGCCGGCAACGTCACGGTCCAGTACCTGCCGCCCGGCGAACGCGCCGAGACCAGCCGCACGACGCTGCTCGACGCGGCGGCCGGAGAGACCGTTCGCGTCACCGCCATCTCCCGCGCCTGCCAGGGCACCCAGCGCCGCCGGCTGCTCGATCTCGGCGTGGTGCGCGGCACGCCGATCACGCCGGAGCTGGCGAGCGCCGCCGGCGACCCGGTCGCCTACCGCATCCGCGGCGCGCTGATCGCGCTGCGCCGCACGCAGGCGGCGTGGATCCACGTCGAACGCGCCGCCGCCGGCGACAGCGCCATTCCCGCCCACGGCGTCGAGGAGGTCGCCTGA